The window CAGGCCGGTGTGCTCGCGTGCCACAGCGGCGATGTTGGCAGTGACCTCTAAATAGCGCGGCGACACGCTCATGCCAAAGTACATGCGCCGGCAGCCCGATAATGCATTAGCAATATCTCGAACCTGGGTAAGGTCGCCTACAACGACCTCGACCCCACTCGCCCGTAGTGCGTCCGTACGCTGGTCTTCATGGCGGACAAACGCACGAACCGGAAGGTCACGGCGGCGAAGCATCTCTATGATAGCGCTGCCCACTCCGCCGAACTGTCCCGGTACGCCTGTGACGAGAATGCGATTACCCGAGGAATCCATGGTTGACGTTCCCCCTGTTCGCTTATGTGCGCGCGCCGAAGCGAAGAGAACCGAAATTCATGGGCGGCCCTCCACCATTCGGACAATCCCTTCGCCTATTTTCCCCGTGGCGGCTTTCATGGGGTCGGCTGCGAGGTGAGCATAACCCTGTGTCGCTTGTGGTTGGGAATTCCTGAGTGCAGCCTTGAGGACGATTTTGTGGATTGAACGGCCAATGATTTATATAACCTTCGGAAAACAAACATTTTTCCTAATCACAAATGAGGACATGACCTCCTCGCGGCCGATCCGAAGGCCGGCGGCATGCACGAGTTTGAGCATGTGAACGGTGGCCACACCGATTCCAGCTGTCGAGGCAAGCTCGTCCCGCTCCGCGGACATCGCGCCCGCGAGGCTGCCGAAACGCGCCAGGATGTTCTTCGCGAGCGGTTTGACATCGCCGCGCGGGATAACGAGGCAGAGCAGTAGCTCAAGGAACTCATAATCCGGCAGGGCGTCGGCACCAGCGCGTTCGAAGCGTTCTCTCAACCTCTGGCGGTGGCCGAGGTAATGGGGCCTCTCGGGCGTGTTCGTTCGTTCGTCCATCGAAGTCGGGGAGGGGTCAGGCGTAAGGCGGCTTATGCCAGTCCTTGGAGGAAAGGGTGAAGATTTCATGGCCATCGGCCGTGACGCCCACCGAATGCTCGAATTGCGCAGACAGCGAGCGATCTTTCGTGACCGCCGTCCAACCGTCGCCCAGCACCTTCACGGCATATTTGCCGGCGTTGATCATGGGCTCGACCGTGAAGAACATGCCCTCGCGGAGGACAACGCCCTCGCCGGGGTCGCCGAAGTGCAGGATGCTCGGCGCATCGTGGAAAATACGCCCAAGGCCGTGGCCACAGAAATCGCGCACGACGGAATACCGATTGGCCTCCGCAAAAGTCTGGATCGCATGACCGATGTCGCCCGTGGTCGCCCCCGGCTGCACCACGGCAATGCCGCGCATCATCGCCTCATACGTCACGTCGATGAGCCGACGCGCCTTGAGCTTGCTTTCGCCAACCTCGTACATGCGGCTCGTGTCGCCGTGCCAGCCGTCGAGGATGGTGGTGACGTCGATATTGAGAATGTCGCCCGAGACGAGGATTTTGTCCTCGGACGGAATGCCGTGGCAAACCACGTGATTGACCGATGTGCAGATCGAACGTGGAAAGCCGCGATAATTGAGCGGTGCCGGCACCGCATGGTGGCTCGTGATGAAGTCGTGGCAAAGACGATCGAGCTCGGCGGTCGAAACACCCGGTTTGACGAAGGGCGTGATGAAGTCGAGGGTGTCCGCCGCAAGCCGTCCCGCCTTGCGCATCCCCTCGAAATGCTCGGGCAGGTGGATCTTGATCCGGCTCTCCTCGGGATGGGTCCGGGATGTGTGCTCCATCTGGTTCATGACGACTCTTTGCCTAATTCCTCAATCTGAGCGGCCACGCGCGGCCGCCGACGTGGCCCAGGTGGCAAATCATGTTTGCACGGTCGCGGGCTCAGTCAAGCTCGATTGGAAGCCGGCCCGTCAATTCAATGGCTTCCGGCGAAACATTGCAAGAGTAGCATATTGCTTCGACGCCATGCGCCATCGCGTCGATGAGGGCCTTGTGATAGGCCGGGTCGATGTCCGTGGCGATGCGGAAGCTCTCGCAGTCGGCACGCTGCACGACATAGACCATCACCGCCCGCGCCCCCCCGACGACTTCCCGGCTCATTTCCACAAGATGCTTGGCCCCTCGCTTGGTCACGGCATCCGGAAACTCCGCCGGCCCGCCGTGCGGCCTGGGATCACGCTTCAAATGCACGTTCTTCACTTCGACGTAACAGTTAGGTCGCCCAGCCCCTTCAAGCAACAGGTCAATGCGGGAGCTTTCCCCGTACCGAACCTCCCGCCGGAGCGTCGGATATCCCGTGAGCTCGGCGATAAGGTCGACACCGATCGCCTCCTCGACCAAGCGATTAGGATGGCCCGTGTTGATGCCGACGAAACCGCCCTGGATTCGTATCAGTTCGAACGTGAGCGGAAGCTTTCGGTTCGGGTTGACCGCGCGCGATAGCCATATCTCGGATCCCGGTGCATCGAGGCCGATCATGCCGCCGGGATTGGGGCAGTGCACCGTCGTGACGGTACCGTCCTCGAGCTCCACGTCCGCCAGAAAGCGCTTGTAGCGCTTGATGAGCCGGCCACGAATGAGGGGACTCGGAAACCGCATGGCGCCGGACGTTACAAGAGCGAACTCGGCGGTTCAATCGGCGAAAGGGACGGCGATACAAGCTGACCGGGCGATGGGCGCAAGCTATACCAAAGGGGTCACTCTTGCCTTCCAGAGGAGCCATGTCCAATCCCGCGCCCGCCTCGAAGATCGTCACCGCGGCCGTCCTCATCATCGGCAATGAAATCCTTTCGGGCCGAACCAAGGACGCCAATCTTCCCTATCTGGCCGTCGAGCTTGACAAGATCGGCGTGCGGCTCATGGAGGCGCGCGTGGTTGCGGACATAGGCGAGCGGATCGTCGAAGCCGTGAATGCGCTTCGCCATCGCTACGACTATGTCTTCACGACGGGCGGCATCGGCCCGACGCATGATGACATCACGGCGGAAAACATCGCCAAGGCGTTTGGCGTGCCACTCTTGCGTCACCCGGAGGCGGTCAGGATTCTGGCGCGGCAATATAAGGACCCGCGCGATCTCAATGAGGCGCGGCTCAGGATGGCGAACGTGCCGGAAGGCGGGGTGCTGATCGACAATCCCGTGAGTGCCGCACCCGGATTTCGAATCGGCAACGTCCTTGTGATGGCGGGTGTCCCCTCGATCATGCAGGCCATGTTTCAGGGCGTTAAGCACAGCCTTGTCGGCGGCGCTCCCGTGCGCTCGCGCACGGTTTCGACGAACCTGCCCGAAGGCAAGATCGCCCAGGGACTCTCGGCACTCCAAGACAAGCATTCGGACATCGAAATCGGCAGCTATCCATTTTATCGCCTTGGCAAGTTCGGCGTGAGCCTTGTCCTTCGGGGGGTGGAGCTGGGGGCGGTCGACCGGACCGCGGACGAGCTCAAGGCGATGCTGATAGAACTCGGTGGGGAAATCCTCGACGACGCGAACGGTTGAGTTCCACCGCCCCAATCACGGACGCTTGCCATTGTCGGTGCGGTCGCCGGACTCGGCCGGCCACAGGCGCTTGACGATGCGTGCGAGGATGAGGCCGGCGACCCAGCCGCCGAGCGGCACGGAAAAGAAATAATCGAAGAGGGGGTCACGGACGTTGTTTCCGGTGATGGCGAGAATCACCAACATCCATAGGGCCGTGAGCGTATAGCCGACGGGGTGCCAAAACGTCCGGCTCCGCCAGGGAATGCCGTCCGGATACCGCCCGCCCAGCAGCCGATCGTAGATTTTGCCCATGGCCCTTTATGCCAGAGCGCCAGGACCGCCGCCAGGACGACGCACGGGTGGCGAAAGCGAGCCATAGGATGATGGACTCATGTAGCGAATCCGAAATTCGACATATTTGGGTGCGCGAACGCGGACCTGATCGCCAAATCGCGTGCCCCCCTTGCCTGTGTGCGGCTGTCGAACTAGGGTCGCACCTGCGGCCCGCCTGGCGGAACCGGTAGACGCAACGGACTTAAAATCCGTTCTTGGGAAACCGAGGTGGGGGTTCGAGTCCCCCGGCGGGCACCACGGAACCGGCGATGACGGCGATACTGAAGCCGAGTGACTTCGCAAGCACCGGCAAAGCCTGTTCTCCTGCGGATCGAGGCGGAGCGCTTGCGGCATTGCAGTCGAGTGGCGAGAACGCAACTGGGGGATCGCCCGAGGGGGGAGCATGACGAAACATTCAAGTAGTGAAAGTGTGAGCGTTGTACCGCTCGCATTCGACGTGGCGGATCGGCTCTCACGGATCGACCAGGCAAAGCTTCGTGGTTATCGGCTGGAGCGCCTCAGGGCCGAGCTTCGCGCCCGCGAC of the Alphaproteobacteria bacterium genome contains:
- a CDS encoding NAD(P)H-binding protein, with product MDSSGNRILVTGVPGQFGGVGSAIIEMLRRRDLPVRAFVRHEDQRTDALRASGVEVVVGDLTQVRDIANALSGCRRMYFGMSVSPRYLEVTANIAAVAREHTGL
- a CDS encoding UPF0758 domain-containing protein; translated protein: MDERTNTPERPHYLGHRQRLRERFERAGADALPDYEFLELLLCLVIPRGDVKPLAKNILARFGSLAGAMSAERDELASTAGIGVATVHMLKLVHAAGLRIGREEVMSSFVIRKNVCFPKVI
- the map gene encoding type I methionyl aminopeptidase yields the protein MEHTSRTHPEESRIKIHLPEHFEGMRKAGRLAADTLDFITPFVKPGVSTAELDRLCHDFITSHHAVPAPLNYRGFPRSICTSVNHVVCHGIPSEDKILVSGDILNIDVTTILDGWHGDTSRMYEVGESKLKARRLIDVTYEAMMRGIAVVQPGATTGDIGHAIQTFAEANRYSVVRDFCGHGLGRIFHDAPSILHFGDPGEGVVLREGMFFTVEPMINAGKYAVKVLGDGWTAVTKDRSLSAQFEHSVGVTADGHEIFTLSSKDWHKPPYA
- the sfsA gene encoding DNA/RNA nuclease SfsA; its protein translation is MRFPSPLIRGRLIKRYKRFLADVELEDGTVTTVHCPNPGGMIGLDAPGSEIWLSRAVNPNRKLPLTFELIRIQGGFVGINTGHPNRLVEEAIGVDLIAELTGYPTLRREVRYGESSRIDLLLEGAGRPNCYVEVKNVHLKRDPRPHGGPAEFPDAVTKRGAKHLVEMSREVVGGARAVMVYVVQRADCESFRIATDIDPAYHKALIDAMAHGVEAICYSCNVSPEAIELTGRLPIELD
- a CDS encoding molybdopterin-binding protein yields the protein MSNPAPASKIVTAAVLIIGNEILSGRTKDANLPYLAVELDKIGVRLMEARVVADIGERIVEAVNALRHRYDYVFTTGGIGPTHDDITAENIAKAFGVPLLRHPEAVRILARQYKDPRDLNEARLRMANVPEGGVLIDNPVSAAPGFRIGNVLVMAGVPSIMQAMFQGVKHSLVGGAPVRSRTVSTNLPEGKIAQGLSALQDKHSDIEIGSYPFYRLGKFGVSLVLRGVELGAVDRTADELKAMLIELGGEILDDANG